From one Amia ocellicauda isolate fAmiCal2 chromosome 17, fAmiCal2.hap1, whole genome shotgun sequence genomic stretch:
- the LOC136713152 gene encoding transmembrane protein 100, with protein sequence MGCSSGPLACRQPHPLEAQTAAQDGAPKPPEALSTMERLALATGGTEKSWYRCIFPFGIISLVIGVAGTGVTFYFDNLPQIKVVSVVLLGLGLALVAMATACWRVHKHKRRKKKEGGSFSSEQCAL encoded by the coding sequence ATGGGCTGCTCCTCCGGACCGCTGGCCTGCCGGCAGCCCCATCCCCTGGAAGCCCAGACGGCGGCCCAGGATGGGGCACCCAAGCCCCCCGAAGCGCTGTCCACCATGGAGCGGCTAGCGCTGGCCACGGGTGGCACGGAGAAGTCCTGGTACCGCTGCATCTTCCCCTTCGGCATCATCTCGCTGGTGATCGGCGTGGCCGGCACCGGGGTCACCTTCTACTTCGACAACCTGCCGCAGATCAAGGTGGTGTCCGTGGTGCTGCTGGGCCTGGGCCTGGCGCTGGTGGCCATGGCCACAGCCTGCTGGCGGGTGCACAAGCACAAGCGCAGGAAAAAGAAGGAAGGGGGCTCCTTCAGCTCGGAGCAGTGCGCTCTGTGA